A single genomic interval of Bradyrhizobium sp. AZCC 1693 harbors:
- a CDS encoding GHMP family kinase ATP-binding protein, which produces MPDKSHLTIAESDTIEQAFQRLNANMLGILFARDAEGRVIGAVTDGDIRRRLLTGISIQGEVASCINRNFVWARAGAPREQILKLLDQRVHVVPILDADGRLVDVFSRDLFNLGEESEVFARARSPVRISFSGGGTDLTHYFVDNDGGSVINATIAMYAHATLRRRNDNRIRIYSHDFRCTVEAENLAGLGSEGQLALIKSVIRLIQPAYGFDLDVSADFPVGSGLGGSAVVSSAIIGCFNEFRSDRWDRHEIAEMAFQAERLMLNIPGGWQDQYATVFGGFNHMEFSSEQNTIVPLRLEPNIVAELEESLVLCYTGANHDSGSIHRDQKQQHETSDAVAAAAKQKEVTREIRHHLLRGQLLECGRLIDEAWHAKRRLSSLISSDELDAIYDLAKTNGAVGGKLLGAGGGGYFIFFVRPFHRYPLIAALEQKGLSCSRIAFEENGLRTWKSRIPGAPAKGGGA; this is translated from the coding sequence TTGCCAGACAAGAGCCACCTTACCATCGCCGAGAGCGACACGATCGAGCAGGCATTCCAGCGGCTCAATGCCAACATGCTCGGAATCCTGTTTGCCCGTGACGCTGAGGGGCGTGTGATCGGCGCTGTCACGGACGGCGACATCCGCCGGCGGCTGCTGACGGGAATATCGATCCAGGGCGAGGTGGCAAGCTGCATCAACCGCAACTTTGTATGGGCGCGCGCCGGTGCGCCCCGTGAACAGATTCTCAAGCTGCTCGACCAGCGGGTCCACGTCGTTCCGATCCTCGACGCCGACGGGCGGCTTGTGGACGTGTTCAGCCGCGATCTGTTCAATCTCGGCGAAGAGAGCGAAGTATTCGCGCGCGCCCGCTCGCCGGTCCGCATCAGTTTCTCCGGCGGCGGCACCGACCTCACGCATTATTTCGTCGACAATGACGGCGGCTCCGTCATCAACGCGACCATTGCGATGTACGCGCATGCGACGCTGCGCCGGCGCAACGACAACCGGATCCGAATCTACTCGCATGATTTTCGCTGCACGGTCGAAGCTGAAAATCTCGCGGGCCTCGGCAGCGAAGGCCAACTGGCGCTGATCAAATCGGTAATCCGCCTGATCCAGCCGGCCTATGGCTTCGATCTCGACGTTTCGGCCGATTTTCCGGTTGGCTCCGGCCTCGGCGGTTCGGCGGTGGTGTCGTCCGCCATCATCGGCTGCTTCAACGAATTCCGTTCCGACCGGTGGGATCGCCACGAGATCGCGGAAATGGCCTTTCAGGCCGAACGGCTGATGCTCAATATTCCCGGCGGCTGGCAGGACCAGTACGCCACCGTGTTCGGCGGCTTCAATCACATGGAGTTTTCGTCCGAGCAGAACACCATCGTTCCGCTTCGCCTCGAGCCCAATATCGTCGCCGAGCTCGAGGAAAGCCTGGTGCTTTGCTACACCGGCGCCAACCACGATTCCGGTTCTATCCACCGCGACCAGAAGCAGCAGCACGAGACCAGCGACGCCGTCGCGGCTGCGGCCAAGCAAAAGGAAGTGACCCGCGAGATCCGACATCATCTGCTGCGCGGCCAGCTTCTGGAGTGTGGGCGCCTGATCGACGAGGCATGGCACGCCAAGCGCCGCTTGAGTTCGCTCATCAGTTCCGACGAACTGGATGCGATCTATGACCTTGCGAAAACCAATGGCGCGGTCGGCGGCAAGCTGCTGGGCGCCGGCGGCGGCGGCTACTTCATCTTCTTCGTCCGCCCGTTTCACCGCTATCCGCTGATTGCCGCGCTGGAGCAGAAAGGCCTGTCCTGCTCCCGCATCGCGTTCGAGGAAAATGGCCTCCGGACCTGGAAATCGCGAATTCCCGGCGCGCCGGCCAAGGGCGGCGGTGCATAA
- a CDS encoding N-acetylneuraminate synthase family protein, whose product MNSTNQAAPIRIGNRSIGNGQPCYVIAEVGNNHNGDLDRAIALVDAAVAAGADCAKFQMRKLDEVYRASSLSGKDDDLAVEYTLDLLRRFELTTEQQRRVAAYCATKSIQYLCTPWDASSVATLETFGVQAYKVASADLTNLPLLAKLAATGKTLIVSTGMSTSDEIRSAAKFLDDRSAPYVLLHCQSTYPAALHNIHLRFMETLREIHPFVGYSGHERGIAVSIGAVAMGAVVIERHITLDREMEGPDHAASLEPEEFKALVSGIRELETARGEKLAERALSQGELINRENLAKSLVAARDIPAGTVVAESDVAVKSPGQGLSPLKMPALIGRRLNRAMARDDYFFQSDLADGAATARRYRFDRPWGVPVRYHDTQRFLEICQPDIIEFHLSYSDMERNPAAYLSGTYDLGFVVHAPELFAGSKLMDLATSDEGLRRYSLEQTQAVIDITRGLKKFFPKTMRPPIVANIGGFTMDEPLSPERKAECYRIFAASLAELDLDGVELIPQTMAPFPWHFGGQRHQNIFIFPEESAAFCAKHDLRMCVDISHTKLAANHFGFDFSEGLAQLGPHTAHLHFGDAKGLDGEGLQIGEGEIDFDQIGAVLRKHAPDASFIPEIWQGHKNMGEGFWTALERLEGRI is encoded by the coding sequence ATGAACTCAACCAACCAGGCGGCACCAATCCGGATCGGCAATCGTTCGATCGGCAACGGTCAGCCGTGCTATGTCATTGCGGAAGTCGGCAACAACCATAACGGCGACCTCGATCGCGCCATCGCGCTGGTCGACGCCGCGGTCGCAGCCGGCGCGGATTGCGCCAAATTCCAGATGCGCAAGCTGGACGAGGTCTACCGCGCCTCGAGCCTTTCCGGAAAGGACGACGATCTCGCGGTCGAATACACCCTCGACCTGTTGCGCCGCTTCGAACTGACTACCGAGCAGCAGCGCCGCGTCGCGGCCTATTGCGCCACGAAGAGCATCCAATACCTCTGCACGCCCTGGGATGCGTCGAGCGTCGCGACGCTGGAGACGTTCGGCGTTCAGGCCTACAAGGTCGCCTCCGCCGACCTGACCAACCTGCCCTTGCTGGCGAAACTGGCCGCGACCGGCAAGACGCTGATCGTCTCCACCGGCATGAGCACGTCGGATGAAATTCGCAGCGCGGCGAAATTCCTCGACGACCGCTCGGCGCCTTACGTGCTGCTGCATTGCCAGAGCACCTACCCTGCCGCGCTTCACAATATTCATCTGCGCTTCATGGAGACCTTAAGGGAGATCCATCCCTTCGTCGGCTATTCCGGTCACGAGCGTGGCATCGCAGTTTCGATCGGCGCGGTCGCGATGGGCGCGGTCGTGATTGAGCGTCACATCACGCTCGATCGCGAAATGGAAGGCCCGGATCACGCGGCAAGCCTCGAGCCGGAAGAATTCAAGGCGCTGGTGTCAGGCATTCGCGAATTGGAGACCGCGCGTGGCGAGAAGCTGGCGGAACGAGCACTCAGCCAGGGCGAGCTGATCAACCGCGAGAATCTCGCCAAGAGCCTGGTGGCGGCGCGCGACATTCCGGCCGGCACTGTCGTCGCCGAGAGCGACGTCGCGGTCAAGAGCCCGGGCCAGGGCCTGTCGCCGCTGAAAATGCCGGCCCTGATCGGCCGACGCCTTAACCGCGCGATGGCGCGCGACGATTACTTTTTTCAGAGCGACCTCGCCGACGGCGCGGCCACCGCGCGCCGCTATCGTTTCGACCGGCCCTGGGGCGTGCCGGTCCGCTATCACGACACGCAACGTTTTCTGGAAATCTGCCAGCCCGACATCATCGAATTCCATCTCAGCTACAGCGACATGGAGCGTAATCCGGCGGCCTACCTGTCCGGCACTTACGATCTCGGCTTCGTGGTGCACGCGCCCGAACTGTTTGCCGGCAGCAAGCTGATGGACCTGGCGACATCAGACGAAGGCCTGCGCCGTTATTCGCTGGAGCAGACCCAGGCCGTCATCGATATCACGCGCGGATTGAAGAAATTCTTTCCCAAGACCATGCGCCCGCCGATCGTCGCCAATATCGGCGGCTTCACCATGGACGAGCCGCTGTCGCCGGAACGGAAGGCGGAGTGTTACCGCATCTTCGCCGCCAGTCTCGCCGAGCTCGATCTCGACGGCGTCGAATTGATTCCGCAGACCATGGCGCCGTTCCCGTGGCATTTCGGCGGACAGCGTCATCAGAACATCTTCATTTTCCCGGAAGAATCCGCCGCGTTCTGCGCCAAGCATGACTTACGGATGTGCGTCGACATTTCGCACACCAAGCTTGCCGCCAATCATTTCGGTTTCGATTTCAGCGAAGGCCTCGCCCAGCTCGGCCCGCATACCGCCCATCTGCATTTCGGCGACGCCAAGGGCCTCGACGGCGAAGGCTTGCAGATCGGCGAAGGCGAGATCGACTTCGACCAGATCGGCGCCGTGCTGCGCAAGCATGCTCCCGACGCCTCGTTCATCCCGGAGATCTGGCAGGGCCACAAGAATATGGGCGAAGGATTCTGGACAGCGCTCGAGCGCCTTGAGGGCCGCATATGA
- a CDS encoding acylneuraminate cytidylyltransferase family protein codes for MTRVTPGRTLAVVAARGGSKGIPHKNLIDLCGKPLIAWTVMQAAAARGVDVVAVSSDSDQILAAAEAAGAIGVRRPEDISGDLASSESAWLHALEHLDGKLGPFGRVVALQATSPIRESSDIEQALATFEREELDSLLSVCEVEDYFNWRIGADGPEPINYDFRNRRMRQQIEKRYLENGSFYVLIPSLLREQSNRLGGKIGMHVMERHKMFQIDRPEDIKLCAAIMRSYGYA; via the coding sequence ATGACGAGGGTTACGCCCGGGCGAACGCTGGCCGTTGTCGCGGCGCGTGGTGGCTCGAAGGGAATTCCGCACAAGAACCTGATCGATCTGTGCGGCAAGCCGCTGATTGCCTGGACCGTCATGCAGGCGGCCGCCGCGCGCGGCGTTGATGTCGTGGCGGTTTCTTCCGACAGCGACCAGATCCTTGCCGCTGCGGAGGCCGCCGGCGCGATCGGCGTCCGGCGCCCGGAAGACATCTCGGGCGATCTGGCCTCATCGGAGTCGGCGTGGCTCCACGCGCTGGAACACCTCGATGGGAAGCTTGGACCGTTCGGACGGGTCGTCGCGCTGCAGGCGACCTCGCCGATCCGGGAATCCAGCGACATCGAACAGGCGCTCGCGACCTTCGAGCGCGAGGAACTCGACAGCCTGCTCTCGGTCTGCGAGGTCGAGGATTATTTCAACTGGCGCATCGGCGCCGACGGGCCCGAACCGATCAACTACGATTTCCGCAATCGGCGGATGCGGCAGCAGATCGAAAAGCGGTATTTGGAGAATGGCTCGTTCTACGTTCTAATTCCCTCGCTGCTACGCGAGCAGAGTAACCGGCTCGGCGGCAAGATCGGAATGCATGTGATGGAGCGCCACAAAATGTTCCAGATCGATCGCCCGGAAGACATCAAGCTTTGTGCGGCCATCATGCGCAGCTACGGCTATGCATAG
- a CDS encoding SDR family oxidoreductase: protein MHSPAAFSLEGKTAVVTGASRGIGAAIAAGLQASGAKVFGLSRSGTAPSHVTAAKCDLADDAAIGSVFDNLSKAGERLDVLVNAAGISLPASATMSELQRFRDTLAVDLSGVYATILAAYPLLKKAGGGSIINVTSINSVRGFPGNPGYVAAKAGLAGLTRALAADYARDGIRVNALAPGYVATEMTAKSFADPVMHEDRRRHTMLGRWGNPDDLAGAAVFLASSASAYVTGQELFVDGGWTTKGLAISEGGKP from the coding sequence ATGCATAGTCCCGCAGCCTTTTCGCTGGAAGGCAAGACTGCCGTCGTCACCGGGGCGTCGCGCGGCATTGGCGCAGCCATTGCAGCCGGCCTGCAGGCGAGCGGCGCAAAAGTGTTCGGCCTCAGCCGGAGCGGCACGGCGCCCTCGCACGTCACGGCGGCCAAATGCGATCTGGCCGATGATGCCGCCATCGGGTCTGTATTCGATAATCTTTCGAAAGCCGGAGAACGGCTCGACGTGCTGGTCAATGCGGCGGGCATCAGCCTTCCCGCCTCCGCGACGATGAGCGAACTCCAGAGATTCCGCGACACGCTGGCGGTCGACCTGAGCGGCGTCTACGCGACGATCCTTGCGGCCTATCCGCTCCTGAAAAAGGCGGGCGGCGGCTCGATCATCAATGTCACCAGCATCAACTCGGTGCGCGGCTTTCCCGGAAACCCCGGCTATGTGGCGGCCAAGGCCGGCCTCGCCGGCCTCACCCGCGCGCTTGCCGCGGACTATGCGCGCGACGGTATTCGCGTCAACGCGCTCGCTCCCGGCTATGTCGCGACCGAGATGACCGCAAAAAGTTTTGCCGATCCTGTCATGCACGAGGATCGCCGCCGCCACACCATGCTCGGCCGCTGGGGCAACCCGGACGATCTGGCCGGTGCCGCCGTTTTTCTGGCGTCATCCGCCTCGGCCTATGTGACCGGCCAGGAATTGTTCGTCGATGGCGGCTGGACCACGAAAGGTCTCGCGATCAGCGAGGGTGGCAAGCCGTGA
- a CDS encoding sugar phosphate isomerase/epimerase family protein, whose translation MTTTLERIGFMQGRLSAMVDGKIQAFPWNEWREEFPRASALGLTRIEWTIDQDRLRDNPLNTAAGQQEIIELSRRHALRTASLTGDCFMQAPFWKADGETQKSLVADLDLVLASCSTLGVEFVVIPLVDNGRIESAAQTETLLRVLLDRASSLSKQGVRIVFESDLPPAPLAQFIGKFPREVFGINYDSGNSAALGYDSAEEIPAYAPRILNVHVKDRLLGGTTVPLGTGAADLARTIRLIEQSGYSGQYILQTARATDGDHAGALARYRDMTVRWIEDARR comes from the coding sequence GTGACGACAACGCTCGAACGCATCGGTTTCATGCAGGGACGGCTATCGGCCATGGTCGACGGCAAGATCCAGGCCTTCCCGTGGAACGAATGGCGTGAAGAGTTTCCCCGCGCCAGCGCGCTCGGCCTGACCCGGATCGAATGGACCATCGACCAGGATCGGCTGCGCGACAACCCGCTCAACACTGCCGCCGGGCAGCAGGAAATCATCGAACTGTCACGCCGCCACGCGCTCAGAACCGCAAGCCTGACCGGCGACTGCTTCATGCAGGCTCCGTTCTGGAAGGCGGACGGCGAGACGCAGAAATCGCTGGTGGCCGATCTCGATCTGGTGCTCGCCTCCTGCAGCACCCTCGGCGTCGAATTCGTCGTCATTCCGCTGGTCGACAACGGCCGGATCGAGAGCGCGGCGCAGACCGAAACCCTGTTGCGCGTTCTGCTCGATCGCGCCTCCTCGCTGTCGAAGCAAGGCGTCAGAATCGTTTTCGAATCCGACCTGCCACCTGCGCCGCTGGCGCAGTTCATCGGCAAATTCCCGCGCGAGGTGTTCGGCATCAACTACGACAGCGGCAACAGCGCCGCGCTCGGCTATGATTCTGCCGAGGAGATTCCAGCCTATGCGCCGCGCATCCTCAATGTGCATGTGAAGGACCGGCTGCTCGGCGGCACCACCGTGCCGCTCGGAACAGGCGCGGCGGATCTTGCCAGGACCATTCGGCTGATCGAGCAGTCCGGCTATAGCGGGCAATACATCCTGCAAACGGCGCGCGCCACCGACGGCGACCATGCCGGCGCGCTGGCACGATATCGCGACATGACGGTGCGCTGGATCGAGGACGCCAGGCGATGA
- a CDS encoding SDR family NAD(P)-dependent oxidoreductase, with protein sequence MKLDIEDRVALVVGASRGIGFAIADTLAAEGAKVAMAARGLDGLKAAAGKIGSGASCHAADVTNPAAALSLVDEVEKQWGHIDILICNVGSGASVPPGKETAAEWSRVMDINLFATTNTIEAARPLMSRGNGDRAIVCVSSICGHAALGAPVTYSAAKAALNATVRGLARPLAAEGIRINAVAPGNILSADGTWARKIAENKAAVDEMLAREVPLRRLGKPEEVADIVAFLASPRAAFITGTVIVADGGQLRA encoded by the coding sequence ATGAAACTCGATATCGAGGACCGGGTCGCATTAGTGGTCGGCGCGAGCCGCGGCATCGGTTTTGCCATTGCCGACACGCTGGCCGCCGAGGGCGCCAAGGTCGCGATGGCAGCGCGCGGCCTCGACGGCCTCAAGGCGGCTGCGGGAAAAATCGGCAGCGGCGCCTCGTGTCATGCCGCCGACGTCACCAACCCCGCCGCCGCGCTGTCGCTGGTGGACGAGGTCGAGAAGCAGTGGGGCCACATCGACATTCTCATCTGCAACGTCGGCAGCGGCGCCTCCGTGCCGCCGGGCAAGGAAACCGCGGCCGAGTGGTCGCGGGTGATGGACATCAACCTGTTCGCCACGACCAATACGATCGAAGCTGCGAGACCGCTGATGAGCCGCGGCAATGGCGACCGCGCGATTGTCTGCGTGTCGTCGATCTGTGGGCACGCCGCGCTTGGCGCGCCGGTAACCTATTCGGCGGCGAAGGCGGCCTTGAATGCGACCGTGCGTGGCCTTGCCCGGCCCTTGGCAGCCGAAGGCATTCGCATCAACGCCGTTGCCCCCGGCAACATCCTGAGCGCCGACGGCACCTGGGCGCGCAAGATCGCCGAAAACAAAGCCGCCGTGGACGAGATGCTCGCGCGCGAGGTGCCGCTGCGCCGGCTCGGCAAACCCGAAGAGGTTGCCGACATTGTGGCCTTTCTCGCCTCTCCCCGCGCTGCGTTCATCACCGGCACCGTGATCGTGGCCGACGGCGGACAATTACGTGCTTGA
- a CDS encoding SDR family oxidoreductase — MTAPSARYDLTGRTALVTGAGGLLGRQHVAALVDAGARVVVSDIGRAQADATIAAVKEISPAADLVPAIIDVTSQASVAAAGEDLAGRGIAVDILVNNAAIDPKVTSTPDVMHSSRFEAFPVPQWQTEIAVGLTGAMLCSQVFGGAMARRGRGVILNIASDLGVIAPDQRLYRQPNITRDEEQPVKPVTYSVIKHGLIGLTKYLATYWADQGVRVNAISPGGVFNNQDPAFVERLTRLIPMGRMARVDEYCAAVQFLCSDASSYMTGQNMVMDGGRSVW; from the coding sequence TTGACCGCCCCCTCCGCTCGATACGACCTCACGGGACGCACCGCGCTTGTCACCGGCGCCGGAGGCTTGCTGGGACGTCAGCATGTCGCCGCCCTGGTCGACGCCGGCGCCCGCGTCGTGGTCAGCGACATCGGACGGGCGCAGGCTGATGCGACCATCGCTGCGGTGAAGGAAATCTCGCCCGCCGCCGATCTTGTTCCCGCTATCATCGACGTGACGTCGCAGGCATCGGTTGCCGCAGCCGGCGAGGATCTTGCCGGGCGCGGCATCGCCGTCGATATCCTCGTCAACAACGCCGCGATCGATCCCAAGGTCACCTCGACGCCGGACGTCATGCATTCGTCGCGCTTCGAAGCCTTTCCGGTTCCGCAGTGGCAGACCGAAATCGCGGTGGGATTGACCGGCGCGATGCTGTGCTCGCAGGTCTTTGGCGGCGCCATGGCCAGGCGCGGCCGCGGCGTCATCCTCAACATCGCATCCGATCTCGGCGTGATCGCTCCAGATCAGCGGCTCTACCGGCAACCCAACATCACGCGGGATGAAGAGCAGCCGGTGAAACCCGTGACCTACTCCGTCATCAAGCACGGGCTGATCGGTTTGACGAAATACCTCGCGACCTACTGGGCCGATCAGGGCGTTCGCGTCAACGCGATTTCGCCGGGCGGCGTTTTCAACAACCAGGATCCCGCGTTCGTCGAACGATTGACGCGGCTGATCCCGATGGGACGGATGGCCCGGGTCGACGAATATTGCGCAGCCGTTCAGTTCCTCTGCTCGGACGCATCGAGTTACATGACCGGCCAGAACATGGTCATGGACGGCGGCAGGAGCGTGTGGTAA
- the pseB gene encoding UDP-N-acetylglucosamine 4,6-dehydratase (inverting), with the protein MFNDKSILITGGTGSFGRKYVGNLLKNFKPRRLVIYSRDELKQYEMQQEFDQSPMRYFIGDVRDGERLRTAMKGIDFVIHAAALKQVPAAEYNPMECIKTNIHGAENVIQASLEADVEKVIALSTDKAAQPINLYGATKLASDKLFIAANNMAGGHRTAFGVVRYGNVVGSRGSIVPLFNKLMAEGADHLPITDPRMTRFWISLQQGVDFVNKSFERMSGGEIFVPMIPSVRIPDLAAAMAPNLPTKVIGIRPGEKLHEIMCPTDDSHLTLRFHDHFVMKPTIKFFRKDVDYVTNQIGEHGEPVSDGFEYNSGRNDHFLDVSEIREFNRIAVQ; encoded by the coding sequence ATGTTTAACGACAAGTCCATTCTGATTACCGGCGGCACTGGTTCGTTTGGGCGTAAATACGTCGGCAATCTCCTGAAGAACTTCAAGCCTCGTCGTCTCGTGATCTACTCCCGCGACGAGCTGAAGCAATACGAGATGCAGCAGGAGTTCGATCAATCGCCGATGCGCTATTTCATCGGGGACGTGCGCGACGGCGAGCGCCTGCGCACGGCCATGAAGGGCATCGACTTCGTGATTCATGCAGCGGCCCTGAAGCAGGTGCCCGCTGCCGAATACAATCCGATGGAATGTATCAAGACCAACATTCACGGCGCCGAGAACGTCATTCAGGCGTCGCTGGAAGCCGACGTCGAGAAGGTCATTGCGCTGTCGACCGACAAGGCCGCGCAGCCCATCAACCTGTACGGCGCCACCAAGCTCGCCTCGGACAAACTGTTCATCGCGGCGAACAACATGGCGGGCGGACATCGCACAGCCTTTGGCGTCGTGCGCTACGGCAACGTGGTCGGCTCCCGCGGCTCGATCGTGCCGCTGTTCAACAAGTTAATGGCGGAAGGCGCCGATCACCTGCCGATCACCGACCCCCGCATGACCCGATTCTGGATATCGCTTCAGCAGGGCGTCGACTTCGTCAACAAGAGCTTCGAGCGCATGTCGGGCGGCGAGATCTTCGTTCCAATGATCCCATCCGTGCGCATTCCCGATCTCGCAGCAGCGATGGCGCCGAACCTTCCGACCAAGGTGATCGGTATCCGTCCTGGCGAAAAGTTGCACGAGATCATGTGCCCAACTGACGATTCGCATTTGACCCTGCGCTTCCACGATCATTTCGTGATGAAGCCGACCATCAAGTTTTTCCGCAAGGACGTCGACTATGTTACCAACCAGATCGGCGAGCATGGAGAACCGGTGTCGGACGGATTCGAGTATAATTCCGGCCGGAACGATCACTTCCTTGATGTATCCGAGATCAGGGAATTCAACCGAATTGCGGTCCAATGA
- the pseC gene encoding UDP-4-amino-4,6-dideoxy-N-acetyl-beta-L-altrosamine transaminase, with product MIPYGRQDISAEDIDAVTEVLRSDWLTQGQAGPRFEQAMAAYCGSRSAVAVANATAALHIACLALDLGPGDTLWTSPNTFVASANCALYCGASVDFVDIDPRTYNMSVSALAEKLEIAASQGRLPKIVVPVHFAGQSCEMQEIRALADRYGFRIVEDASHAVGGEYLGRKVGSCDYGDTTIFSFHPVKIITTGEGGMALTNDPKLAERLSYLRTHGIIRPAQRPEDPHEPRFNEERNGPWMYEQIELGLNYRMTDIQSALGTSQLARLDPFVARRRELAARYDRLLAKLPLTCPWQHPDTNSAWHLYVIRLHRNEIKLSRRQVFDALRAAGIGVNVHYIPVHTQPYYRKLGFEAGMFPEAESYYEDAITLPLFSRMTNDEQDTVVAALEKILA from the coding sequence ATGATCCCGTATGGACGTCAGGACATTTCGGCTGAGGACATCGACGCAGTCACCGAGGTGCTGCGCTCGGACTGGCTGACCCAGGGTCAGGCCGGCCCCCGCTTCGAACAGGCGATGGCGGCCTATTGCGGCAGCCGCAGCGCGGTCGCGGTAGCTAATGCGACGGCAGCGCTGCACATCGCCTGCCTCGCTTTGGATCTCGGCCCGGGGGACACGCTCTGGACCAGCCCGAACACCTTTGTGGCGTCGGCCAATTGCGCCCTCTACTGCGGCGCTAGCGTCGATTTCGTCGACATCGATCCGCGGACCTACAACATGAGCGTTTCGGCCCTGGCCGAGAAGCTTGAAATCGCAGCATCGCAGGGCCGATTGCCGAAGATCGTGGTCCCCGTGCATTTCGCCGGCCAGTCCTGCGAAATGCAGGAAATCCGTGCGTTGGCAGACCGCTACGGCTTTCGAATTGTCGAGGACGCCTCACACGCGGTCGGCGGCGAATATCTCGGGCGCAAGGTCGGTTCCTGCGACTATGGCGACACCACGATTTTCAGCTTCCACCCGGTCAAGATCATCACGACTGGCGAGGGCGGCATGGCCCTGACCAACGATCCGAAGCTAGCCGAACGCCTCTCCTATCTGCGCACGCACGGGATCATCCGCCCCGCGCAGCGGCCTGAAGACCCGCACGAGCCGCGCTTCAATGAGGAACGCAACGGGCCCTGGATGTATGAGCAGATCGAGCTTGGGCTGAACTATCGCATGACCGACATTCAGTCGGCGCTCGGCACCAGCCAGCTTGCGCGGCTCGACCCCTTTGTCGCGCGCCGACGCGAACTCGCCGCGCGCTACGATCGCCTGCTCGCGAAGCTGCCGTTGACGTGTCCATGGCAGCACCCCGATACGAACTCGGCGTGGCATCTCTACGTCATTCGCCTGCACCGCAACGAGATCAAGCTCAGCCGGCGCCAGGTGTTCGATGCGCTCCGTGCCGCCGGGATCGGCGTGAACGTGCACTATATTCCGGTTCATACGCAGCCTTACTACCGGAAGCTCGGTTTTGAGGCCGGCATGTTCCCCGAAGCCGAAAGTTATTATGAGGACGCGATCACATTGCCGCTGTTTTCGCGCATGACGAATGACGAACAGGACACCGTCGTCGCGGCGCTGGAGAAGATCCTCGCGTGA
- the pseF gene encoding pseudaminic acid cytidylyltransferase, with amino-acid sequence MKIAVIPARGGSKRIPRKNIRTFCGKPIIAYSIAAAQQTGLFDQVVVSTDDEEIASVAREFGATTPFIRPSEIADDFTGTNAVVKHAVAWFNAQSNDVTHACCLYATAPLVQARFITEGYEALSRSDAAFAFSVTSYAFPIQRAMRITPDGRVDAIYPEHRMTRSQDLEHAYHDAGQFYWGTARAFLEDMPLFAPHSIGVILPRHLVQDIDTLEDWERAELMYQAVNRA; translated from the coding sequence GTGAAGATCGCTGTTATCCCGGCTCGCGGCGGCAGCAAGCGGATCCCGCGCAAGAACATCCGCACGTTCTGCGGCAAGCCGATCATTGCCTACTCGATTGCCGCGGCTCAGCAGACCGGGCTGTTCGATCAGGTCGTCGTCTCAACCGATGACGAGGAGATCGCCTCCGTCGCCCGTGAATTCGGTGCCACGACGCCCTTCATCCGGCCAAGCGAAATCGCCGACGATTTCACCGGCACCAACGCTGTCGTGAAGCACGCGGTGGCCTGGTTTAACGCGCAGTCAAACGACGTTACGCATGCGTGCTGTCTCTACGCCACCGCGCCGCTGGTGCAGGCCAGATTCATCACAGAAGGTTACGAGGCCCTCTCCCGCTCGGACGCCGCCTTCGCTTTTTCCGTCACCAGTTACGCGTTTCCGATCCAGCGCGCCATGCGCATCACACCGGACGGGCGTGTGGACGCGATCTATCCGGAACACCGCATGACGCGATCGCAGGATCTGGAGCACGCCTACCACGATGCCGGGCAGTTCTATTGGGGCACGGCGCGCGCCTTTCTGGAGGACATGCCGTTGTTCGCACCGCATTCGATCGGCGTGATCCTGCCGCGGCATCTGGTGCAGGATATCGATACGCTTGAGGACTGGGAGCGGGCCGAACTGATGTACCAGGCCGTCAACCGCGCGTAA